AAGTCTGCTCCAATCAAAGATCCTAACACACTACTTATATATGCAGAGATGGGAACTAAATAACTTACCTTGAAAAAGAGAACGTAACTGAAAAGTGCTGAAAATAATGGAGCTATTAAGGGGTTCATAACAACTCCAACACCGTTTACAACCCTAGAAAATATATTACATATTACAATTAAAATTACTAAATCTAATAATAGGAAAATAATGTAAAATCCGTGAAAGGCTAATGCGATTAAAGTTAATGAAAGTAAAGTAGGAATTACTGCTCCTCCTATATTTATAGCTACTAAGGTTTTTCTTATTTGGTATGAAAGTCTAGGGACATAAAAAGGGATACCGAAAACATATACTACGTCAACTTCTGGAGCTAATGCTGGTTTGTTAATTTCTTTGATTACCACGTTTACTGGGCTTAGAATTAGGCTAAAAAGAGCTAATTCAAATGCTAAAAAGTAACTTAACATTGTATTTATTCCAACTATTTTAAGCAAAGTCGAAAAATAACCTATTGAAACAACGAAAATTATTAACCCTAAAAAACCATAGCCTATTGCATATATTCCTCTAAAGGGAGTAAATATTAGTATTCTTTTAGCCACTTGTTATATTCCATGCTCTTACATAAATTTTTAACATTCAAATAATCTGATAAGGTATTCACATTAATGATCTCTTTCTCGAAATATACGTTTTCGTACTCATTAAACTTAAATTCTTTCCATAAGCTAATTCCTACATAACCAGATTTAGTTAGAAGACTACATATAGGTTTTTCGCAATTAAAGAGCTTATACATAGCTTCTTCTGGAATAAATGGGGTATCAGAAGGTACAATTATTACTGGAAAACCAACTTTTTTTATAGCTTCAATGACGTCATATTCATACCCTTTTCCTTCTGTTATGACTTTTCGAAACTCTGAAAATATTAAAGGGCTATAAGGTGTTATTGCAAGATAGATTTCATTTGTAAAGTTTAATAAATTTCTATAAACCCAATAATACATAGGATAACCGCATAAGTCTAAAAGAGGTTTAAAAGGAGATAACCTAGTGCCCTTACCCCCAGCCATAATAATTGCTTTCAAACCTGACAAGCTCTTCATAGAAATCCTCCTTGAAGACTCCTTCTCCCTCAACTTCTAATACGTCTTCTCCCTCAACTATTTTTCCTATTATCTCTCCTCCAAGCTCCTCAATCTTCTTAGGTTTATCTGTTATTACAATAAAAGCACCAGAGGAAATTAACGTATAAGGATTTATTCTCAAAGCTTTTGTTATTTCCAAGGTTTCTTCTAACATTCTAGGCTTTTTGTTTATTACTACTTTATTTTTACTAGCCTTCGCCACTTCTAATAACGCTTGATAAACTCCTCCCTCTGTTGCATCATGCATTGCAATTACATAGTCTTTTACTCTTAACGCTTTATCTTGAACTGAAATAAAATTTCTGAGTTGTTTAGCTTTCTCTATAGTTTCTTTTTTAATTCCTCTTTTTAGAAGCTCATCCTCAAATTCATTTGCTAAAATCCATGTTCCTTCTAAACCAGTATATCCAAAAAACCCTATGTAATGCCCTGCTTTTGCATCTGATAATTTCATAATTTTGTTACTAAAAGATAATGCAGTAGTAGTTACTATGTCTTGATTTAATCCCCTTGTTACTTCAGTGTGTCCTCCAATTACTGAACAACCTATTATTCTACAAGCTTCATTTATTCCTTCAATTACTTTATCAAGGTTTTCCTTTTTGGATAGAAGTATAGTAGTCAATACCCACTTACAAGGTACTCCTTTCATATTTACATCATTACAAGCCACAGTAACTGATAAGAAACCAGCATCTTTTCCAGCTTCAGTTATTGGATCAGAATGAATAACTAGATATTCCCCTTCAGTCTTAATCATTGCATCATCTTCACCTATTGAGGGACAAACATCACAATTTCCGGTCTGAATTTTACTTAGGAAGTCTTTAACTGGAATTTTTCCAAAAAGCATAAATTTTATACGTACGAGAGGGTAAATATGCATTTAATTGAGGTTGAAGATCTTTGGAAAATTTATAAGAATGGCGTTGAAGCACTAAAGGGAATTTCCTTCACAGTTGATGAAGGAGAAGTATTTACATTTCTTGGTCCAAATGGTGCTGGTAAAACTACTACAATTAAAATTCTTTCTTGTGTTTTAAAACCAACGAAAGGTAAAGTAGTTATTTCTGGCTATTCTTCCCCTAAAGAGTGTGACAAAATCAGAAGAGTAGTCACTACTGTACCCCAGGAATTTCAAGGGTTTTCAGATTTAACAGTGAGGGAAAACATAGAGTATTTTGCAAAGCTTTACGATACAGTAGATAAAGTTGATGAAATAATAGAGAAATTGGATTTAAAAGAGCATGAAAGGAAAAGATTCAAAGAATTATCGGGCGGTTTGAAAAGAAGAGTTGCAATTGCTTGCGGATTAGTTGGAGATCCTAGAGTAATTTTTCTTGATGAGCCTACAATAGGTCTTGATCCAAAAGCTAGAAGAAATCTCTGGAAATTAATAGAGACTTTAAAACATATGAAAATTACAGTTTTTCTAGCAACTCATTATTTGGATGAGGCTGAAAAATTAGCAGATAAAGTAGGAGTAATATATAAGGGTAAGATAATCAAAATTTCTTCACCTTCAGAACTTATGGAAGAATTTAAAAAAGAAAATTTAGAAGATGCTTATCTTTCGTTAATGGAACAGTTAAAAAGTGAGGAAGAATGAAAAATATAATTCCAACAACAATTGCAATAATAAAAGATAACTTAAGAAGTCCAATTACAGTATTCTTTATCCTATTTTTCCCTTTAGTTTTAGCAATAATATTCTCTCTTATAACAATAGCACCACAACCTCACATAATGGTTTATGTCAGTGGTGAGAATGCTACTAAAATTGCCAGTTATTTGAATGAAAGCAAACTGTTTATAGGAGTAGTAGGAGGAAACCCAACTGTTGTAAAGCTTAATCAAAATGTTATGTTTTATAATTCAACAAGTAAAGAAGTTTATTACAATCAATTGGAAGCTAATTACGTAACAGTGTTTGAATCTTACTTAATGGCAATGAACAAAAAAGATTTTTTCATTTCACAAGAACTAATAACTAGAAATACTCCATTGGCCTATGAAATTTCTGGTGTAATTGGTGTAATTTCTCTTTCAAATGGAATTTTAGGAATTACTGGAGTTGGAAGTGGATATTATAGGGATAAACTTATTGAGAGATTAGCTTCTTCTCCAATCAAGGACTATGAGTGGGTTGTCTCTTTAATGATTTACGAAGTACTAATTACCGTAATGTCAACTATTGTAGTCTTGATCTTTGGTATAATTTTTGGGTTTCTGCCTATAATCAGTCTTTCCTTCATTGGAATATTAGCATTAGCAACATTAATGTTTTCTGGTTTAGGGGCAATAATTTTTGGTTTATCCCCTAAAGATAAAATTGCTATATCAAACACTGTTGCTACAGTCATAGTTTTTCCCTTAATGTTCATAAGCAACGCCTTCTTTTACGTTAATGAATTTCCATGGTTTATAAGAGCTTTCGTTAACTATCAACCAGTTTCTATTGTAAATGATATGGTAAGAGACGTATTAATTTATAACAGCTTACCAACTCCTATTTACTTTCTCATTATTCTCTTTTTAACAATAATATTCATTGCCATAGGAAGTAGGTTATTAAGGCTCAGAGAATAGACCATTTCGGCTTTGATTTTGTCAAGAACGCTGAAATCCCTTGCCTTCCATCTTCAGTTAGAACTTGATCAATTAAATCTGAAAATGCATCTTCAACTTCTTTTTCGTATTTTTTATATAAGTGTTGCCTCATCACCGTAATTGATGAAGGAGCCATCTGCTTAAGTTCTTTTATTAAATTAAGGTTCGCTTCATCGAAATTGTCATTTATTTCATAAACTAGTCCAGCTTCCTTTGCCTCATTAGCGTTTAATTCTCTGCCTAGGAATGCCATTTTGAAAACCGTATTCCAGCCTAACTTGTATTTACCTAAAGTTATAAGAACTGGAGGATAAACGCCAATTTTTCCACCGGGGGCAGCAAATTTAGCATTATTAGAAGCAATAACGAAATCGGTAGCTAGAAGAATTTCCATTGAAGCACCATAAGCTATTCCTTCAACGTTAGATATTAATACTTTTGAAAAATTTAGTAAAGTTCTAAACATCTCGAACATTGTGGAAAAGAAGCTTGTTGCATATTCTCTATTTTCCGACGCTTTCCTAAGTTCTCCTATATCTGCTCCAGCACCAAAATTTTTTATTCCTCTTATTATTACAAATCTTATTTCTTTATCTTTATCTAGTAATCTTAAGGAATCTATAAGTGAATGCATAAAATTTATGTTCACTAGATTGTATTTTCCTTCTTCATTACTTATTAGCATTTTAGCTGTATAACCCTCCTTTTGAACTAATATTTTAGTCATTGATTAGTCAGTGTAAATGGACTTTATAACCTTTTCTTAATTTTAATGGGTTATTTAGGAACAAAATAATAAACAAAATTAAAGATTTCTTTTAAATTGTTTTATACTTGTTTATTAGGTTTATGAAAATACATTTAAGTCAGAAAAAATAAAAAATAGTTAATCTGATTGGGTGAAACCCATGAGCGCCTCTGATTTTATACGAGGATTGGGCAAAGCTATAGTTTTAGGATTATATTTTGGTGTCAACTTCACTTTGGCTAAAGTATCTGATTTTGTTAATGCTATATTTCAGTTAGATAAGGACTGGATAACAAGAGCTACGATGGGAATGATAGTTCTTAGCCTAATTTGGGGTATATTAGGTATAATTGATGCTTTAATGGTAAGAATCCAGGAAGCTGCGTGGGGAATAGCACAAGCACTGCCATTAACTGCCCAAGAGTATGAAGCATCAATTACATTACATGGAATGAGAGACTTATTTGGTTTTGCTCAGCAATTAATTCTTGCTGTCTTTATATACTTTACATTTAAGATGTTAAATATTCAGCCAAGATTAAAGTGGATGTTTAACTTAGGTTTCGTATTATTTAACATTTCTTTTATGTTATTTGAAGGGCCAATTATAATAACTACTCAATCTGGTTTTGATAATTACTTTTCCGCTACTGGTTGGTACTATTTAGCACCAATAGGTGTAAATGGCTATTCATTATACGTAGTGAGCCCATTATGGTACATAGGATGGATCTTACTTGAAATTGGTATTTATCTAATGACTGGCTGGTATGTCTATCACTTCTATTTAGCATCCAAGAACTTAAAGGAAAAATTACCAATTTTCTTAGTATTCGGATTAGTCGTAGGTATCTTAATACTTGAAAGCTATTCCGGTTCATTCATCACTGCAGCTTGGGACTTATTGGCCTATTACCATGTGGTGGGATATAATATCATAGCAGATCAAATCTCATTTGTAACCTTATGGCATGGTATAGTTTATATAGCGTGGTTCCCTGCTGTTGGAGCCATGTATTTGTTAATACCTATGTTAGCCAATAAACCACTTTATAGCGATAGAATGGGAAGAATTTCAGCTTTATTATATTTAGTCTTTGCTACTGGTCCATTAGGAATTCATCACCTTTACATGGTTGACTTACCAGTTGCTGTAAAAATAGTAACCGAAGTTCTAACTGACGGTATTATAGTACCTTCAATGATGACGTTCTTTAACCTATGGGCTACAGCTAAGGGGGCTAACATTCAATGGAACATATTAGCTGGATTAACTGCAATGTCTTTTGCTGGTTCAGTTTACGCTGGAGTCATGGGAATATCTAACTCTGTAATTACTTACGATGCTATAGTTCATGAAGGATATTACGTGGTAGCTCACTTTCATGCATTTATATTATTCTCTATAGTTCCAGCCGGATTTGCTGCTTTATATTTAATGGTACCAATGATGACAAAAAGAATGTGGTATTCCGCAAAAATGTCATGGATACACTTCTGGGGATATATGATAGGCGTAATAATGGTAGTGATGGGATTCTCGTATTTAGGTGTAACTGGACTAATAAGGAAGGAAATGATATATCCAATATCATCTACTTTTGTTACTGGCCAGTTAATTGCTACTGCTGGTGCTATTATTGCTGATTTAGCTACTGTAGTCTGGTTAATTAATGTTGTTCTAACATTAGTTAAAGGAAAAGTTATGGAAACAGAAGGATTAAGCTTAGGGGAATTAACTACTACAATTGCTATGGCTTTAAATGGAAACTCCGATATAGTATCTAATAGTTTCATAAAAGGAATAAACTTTGTAAAGGCAGAGATTCAAGATTTGATAAAAGTTAAGAAGTTATAACTTTTTTACTTATTTCTTTTAAAATTTCTTCATGTTCTGGGAATCTTTTCTGTTCGTATCTAGAGAATATTAAATTTCCATCCAGGTAGATATCAAATATTCCATTCTTACCTTGTTCTAGAGTTACTTCAACATTATCAAAATAAGTAAGAATATCTTTTGCTAAGTTTAGTGCTCTATCTAAATACCCACAAGGTCTACAATAAACAATTTTAACGGAGTGCATATGAATCGTTATTTTTATCACTTAATATATTTTTCTTTATAATATTTTGTTGGTTATGTAATAATGACTTTATAAAATTGTTTTCCTAAACTTTTTATAAACTTATAATTTAAGTTACAAGTTCGTTTACTAACTGAACTAAAATGAGAATAGTTGTAACATATGATAAAGAATTTAATTTAAAACCATTAGATGAAGCAGAAATAATTGGTTTAATAGATGAGGAAAAGAAAGAAGTTGAACAATATGAGAATCCGGGAATTGGCAGCAAAGAGATGACTATGGATGCTATCCTAAGTTTAAGTCCAGATGCTATCGTAGTTAGTAAGGGTTTCTTATGTCCAGGATCATATATGATGTCTTATGGAAGAATAAAGTACATACCAACAGAATATAAAAACTTAAATGAAGTATTAAATCATTTAGATGAGTTAAAAAAGAACATTAGGGATGAATTAGAAGAAGATATGTACGCTGAGGAGCATATGCACCATTATCGTTTCTAACTCTGAAGTTCTTCAATCCATTTTTCCCAAAGTTTTCCGTTTTCGTCAATTCCTGTAGTTACTTCATAACCCATGCTCATCCATCCCGCCATTCCTCCTATCATGTAATATACTTTTTTACCTTTCCACAAATCTGGCATGCCATAAGTTGCATATCTAGCCCTATTTCCATGTTCGCAAATTACTGCTATTTCTTTGTGTGGTATTTTTTGTATTAATACATCTAAATAATCAAGAGGCACTAAGATAGCTCCGGGAATATGATGATCTTCGTATTCCATTGGTGTTCTAATATCGAGTAACAAGACTTGGTTCTTTTTCCATAGTTTCCTTACTACTGAGGGAAATACATCAATAATATGTGGATAAAATGGTGAGGTGTATTGTTCAATTACTTCCATTTCTAATCTATCTTTAACACTGTTAAAGTAGCTTAAATTTTTTTCTTTTAAAAGAATTTAACTCAATTAGTTTGTTTTCAATAAAAGAAACAAACTATAACTTGTATTGATTATTCTAAATTATTATTAAATTACATAATTACTATATTTAGTAATATTTGTACATATAAAATAAAGTTTTAAGAAATTGCATTTAGCGTAATATTTAAATATTGTATTATATATGAATATATTAAGGGTTGTTATATGAGTCAACTCAAGATATATAAAGAACTAGATCTAACAAGTTCCTCATGTGCCGGGCCAATCGGAGAACTCTCTGGAGTATTAGAAGAGATTAGAGAGGGAGAAGCTGTAAAGGTAATTTTAGGAGATGAAGCTACAAAAAAAGATGTTGAAGCTTTCGTGAAAAAGAAAGGATACAAAATAGCTCAATCCACTCAAGAGGGAAAGAATTTCGTATTATTAATAACAAAAGGGTGAAAGAATGAAAAGGATTATAATTGCAGGAGGAAACATTGCGGGAACTATAGTTGCAAATAGGTTAGCTAAAAAGTTAGATGAAGAACTTGATAAAGGCGAAGTGGAAATAGTAGTATTAAACCCAACCGATGAGCATACTTACTTACCTGGGCAATTGTTAGTAGCTTACGGCCTCGAAAACCCTGTAGAGCTGAAAAGAAAAGAGAGTGAATTACTTGATCCAAGAATAAAATTCTTACATGGTCAAAAAGGAACTATTACGAAAATTGATGTAGCAAATCATTCAGTAATTACTGCTGATGGCCTATCTCATTCATATGACTATTTAGTCATAACAACTGGAGTAGATTACACATGGGATGAAGTACCAGGTTATAGAGCCGCTGCATTATCGCCTTATGAATATGATGGAGCACTAAAGATGAGAGAAGCTTTAGAGAAATTCCAAGGAGGGACTATTGTAGTTAATGTTGCAAAGTTGCCTCACAGATGTCCAGTAGCACCTTTGGAAATGACATTAATACTTGATGACTACTTGAGAAAAAGAGGAATTAGGGATAAGACAAAGATAATTTACACTTATCCAACGCAAGGGGTATTTGGTAGACCAATTACAAATAAGTTTATGTTAAAGTTATTCGAAGAAAGAGGAATTGAAGTTCATTCGCCATTTAATGTTACTAAAGTTGATCCTAATGAGAAAGTAATTGAGTCCCAGGAAGGAGGAAAGTTAAAGTTTGACTTACTATTAGGAGTCCCACCAAATATGGGTGCTAAGGTAATTGAAGATTCTGGAATTGGTGACAGAAGAAGATGGGTCCCAACTGATAAATTTACGTTAAGGATGAAGGATCAGTCAAATGTTTATGTTATGGGTGACGCAACTGACTTACCAGTGTCTAAAGCAGGTTCTACAGCAGATTTTGAGTCATATATTGTAGCTCATAATATAGCTAACGACATTAAAGGAAATATGGGAGTAAAGCACTATGGTGGGGATGTCTTATGTTATATTGCAACTGGTACTGACACTGCAACTTATATTAGGTTTAGTTATACAATGAATGAGAATCCACCACCACCATCATACGTACACTGGTGGGGTAAGATAGGGTATAACAAACTATACTGGACTGTAACTGCTAAAGCTGTGGTGTAAAATGGCAAAAGTAGGAATAGTGCTTGGTACTAATGAGCTTTCAAAAGTCCTCTATACAGGAATGTGGGCTGTAATATCGACGTCAATGGGAGATGAAGTAATAATTTTTGCAACAATGGATGGTGTAAAGGTATTTTTAAAGGAAAATCCAGATTTAAAGGTAACTGATGAAGCATCAAAGAAAGTATTAGAAGCAAAAGAAGATATTTTATCTTACTATAGAAAAGCCAAGAAAACTGGAAAATTAAAAATTTATGCGTGCTCTTATGCAACAAAATTATTTGGGTTAGAAAAAGGAAATTATGATGATTTAATTGACGATATAGTTGGTATAACAACCTTTCAAATGGAATTAGAGGGAGCTCAAATTCTATCAATTTGGTGATTAAATGCAAGAGCTTAACTTGGAGAAATTAATGGAAAAACTTGATAATAAAAAGATTGAAGAACTTTCAGAGATACTTGATCAACTTCCTACTTTAAATGAAACTTTAAAGACTGTTTCACAACTTAAAGAGACTGGAGCACTTGATGCATTAGTAAATTTATCATATTCAGCTAAAGTATTAAGAGATATGTTGACAGATGACGCTATTGAAAACACGGTTGAAATGCTTGGTGGACTGATGGAACTATCAGAAATAATTTCGGAAAATGGAAATAAATTCGCAGAGTTTGTAAAGCATTTAGATTTAATGGATGATTTACTTCATACTATTCATCAATTAAAAGAATCCGGTGCATTAGATGCTGTTGTTGATGCTACATATTTCTTAAAGACTATGAAAGATATGTTAAACGATGAAGCTATAAGTAACTTAGCTTCTTCCATATCTGGTATCCTAGAATTTTCCACTGTATTCTTAGATAACTATGATAAAATAAATGAAACTATAAGGCACATAGGAGTAGTCAACGATTTATTAGTAAAAATGAAAGAGTTAAACGAGTCTGGTGCATTAAATGCATTAATGGATTCTGCATATATGCTTAAGACATTACGCGATATGTTAAACGACGAAGCTATAAGTAATATTGCTAGTTCTATTTCTGGTTTATTAGAGCTCTCTTCTACATTTTATGATAATTATGATCATGTAATGAAAGTAATAAAGAACATTGATATAGTAGGAGAGCTTTTAGATAAAATGAAAGAACTAAAATCTAGTGGAGCTTTAGATGCTGTTGTTGATGCTACATATTTCTTAAAGACCATGAAAGATATGTTAAACGATGAAGCTATAGCTAATATAACTACTACGCTTTCCTTAACTTTAGATTTTCTACCTAGGGGTATTGAATTTCTTAATCATGCAATGCATCCAGTGTTTTATAATATGGTAACTACTTTAACCTCTCCGGAAGCTCAGAAACTCCTTTCAAATCCACCTAAGGTAACTTTAGGTGGATTAGTTGCAGCATTTAGAGATGAAGACATACAACGTGGAGTTGGTGTTTTACTAACTATTTTGAAAATTTTGGGTAAAAACTACAAAATCAATTTATCGTAGAAAAGTTTTAAAGTGATCTTTTTTATATCTTTTTTTGGTGTATTCAAATATGGACATATTTACGAAATTTAGGGAGAATTTGGAAGTTTATAAGAGTATGGGATTAAATCCTTTGTCTCTTGCGACTGGTTGTGCAGTAAAAGTTGATTTGATAGATACAGTATATCCAGCACTTGAAAAAATAAGAAAGATCCTTGAAGAAAGAAACATTACTATACTTCCAAGAGAAGATGCTGATATTTTTATAACAAAAGAAAAAATGGAAATGAAAAGGATTATAAATGGAGGAGAATTTGATGCCGATAGGGCAATAAGTTTAATTCAAGTTAATCAAGAAACAGCTGGAAATCCTGAGGCTTTTTCAAATTTTCTTATAAGAGTGTATACTTCAGTGAAAACTAAGCGGA
The nucleotide sequence above comes from Sulfurisphaera javensis. Encoded proteins:
- a CDS encoding DUF1614 domain-containing protein, with amino-acid sequence MAKRILIFTPFRGIYAIGYGFLGLIIFVVSIGYFSTLLKIVGINTMLSYFLAFELALFSLILSPVNVVIKEINKPALAPEVDVVYVFGIPFYVPRLSYQIRKTLVAINIGGAVIPTLLSLTLIALAFHGFYIIFLLLDLVILIVICNIFSRVVNGVGVVMNPLIAPLFSALFSYVLFFKVSYLVPISAYISSVLGSLIGADLLNLKKIIDSSPQLVSIGGMGTFDGIFMSGLFAIMLAEILVLI
- a CDS encoding NTP transferase domain-containing protein — translated: MKSLSGLKAIIMAGGKGTRLSPFKPLLDLCGYPMYYWVYRNLLNFTNEIYLAITPYSPLIFSEFRKVITEGKGYEYDVIEAIKKVGFPVIIVPSDTPFIPEEAMYKLFNCEKPICSLLTKSGYVGISLWKEFKFNEYENVYFEKEIINVNTLSDYLNVKNLCKSMEYNKWLKEY
- a CDS encoding AIR synthase family protein, giving the protein MLFGKIPVKDFLSKIQTGNCDVCPSIGEDDAMIKTEGEYLVIHSDPITEAGKDAGFLSVTVACNDVNMKGVPCKWVLTTILLSKKENLDKVIEGINEACRIIGCSVIGGHTEVTRGLNQDIVTTTALSFSNKIMKLSDAKAGHYIGFFGYTGLEGTWILANEFEDELLKRGIKKETIEKAKQLRNFISVQDKALRVKDYVIAMHDATEGGVYQALLEVAKASKNKVVINKKPRMLEETLEITKALRINPYTLISSGAFIVITDKPKKIEELGGEIIGKIVEGEDVLEVEGEGVFKEDFYEELVRFESNYYGWG
- a CDS encoding ABC transporter ATP-binding protein — protein: MHLIEVEDLWKIYKNGVEALKGISFTVDEGEVFTFLGPNGAGKTTTIKILSCVLKPTKGKVVISGYSSPKECDKIRRVVTTVPQEFQGFSDLTVRENIEYFAKLYDTVDKVDEIIEKLDLKEHERKRFKELSGGLKRRVAIACGLVGDPRVIFLDEPTIGLDPKARRNLWKLIETLKHMKITVFLATHYLDEAEKLADKVGVIYKGKIIKISSPSELMEEFKKENLEDAYLSLMEQLKSEEE
- a CDS encoding ABC transporter permease, whose product is MKNIIPTTIAIIKDNLRSPITVFFILFFPLVLAIIFSLITIAPQPHIMVYVSGENATKIASYLNESKLFIGVVGGNPTVVKLNQNVMFYNSTSKEVYYNQLEANYVTVFESYLMAMNKKDFFISQELITRNTPLAYEISGVIGVISLSNGILGITGVGSGYYRDKLIERLASSPIKDYEWVVSLMIYEVLITVMSTIVVLIFGIIFGFLPIISLSFIGILALATLMFSGLGAIIFGLSPKDKIAISNTVATVIVFPLMFISNAFFYVNEFPWFIRAFVNYQPVSIVNDMVRDVLIYNSLPTPIYFLIILFLTIIFIAIGSRLLRLRE
- a CDS encoding enoyl-CoA hydratase/isomerase family protein, which translates into the protein MTKILVQKEGYTAKMLISNEEGKYNLVNINFMHSLIDSLRLLDKDKEIRFVIIRGIKNFGAGADIGELRKASENREYATSFFSTMFEMFRTLLNFSKVLISNVEGIAYGASMEILLATDFVIASNNAKFAAPGGKIGVYPPVLITLGKYKLGWNTVFKMAFLGRELNANEAKEAGLVYEINDNFDEANLNLIKELKQMAPSSITVMRQHLYKKYEKEVEDAFSDLIDQVLTEDGRQGISAFLTKSKPKWSIL
- a CDS encoding cbb3-type cytochrome c oxidase subunit I, whose translation is MSASDFIRGLGKAIVLGLYFGVNFTLAKVSDFVNAIFQLDKDWITRATMGMIVLSLIWGILGIIDALMVRIQEAAWGIAQALPLTAQEYEASITLHGMRDLFGFAQQLILAVFIYFTFKMLNIQPRLKWMFNLGFVLFNISFMLFEGPIIITTQSGFDNYFSATGWYYLAPIGVNGYSLYVVSPLWYIGWILLEIGIYLMTGWYVYHFYLASKNLKEKLPIFLVFGLVVGILILESYSGSFITAAWDLLAYYHVVGYNIIADQISFVTLWHGIVYIAWFPAVGAMYLLIPMLANKPLYSDRMGRISALLYLVFATGPLGIHHLYMVDLPVAVKIVTEVLTDGIIVPSMMTFFNLWATAKGANIQWNILAGLTAMSFAGSVYAGVMGISNSVITYDAIVHEGYYVVAHFHAFILFSIVPAGFAALYLMVPMMTKRMWYSAKMSWIHFWGYMIGVIMVVMGFSYLGVTGLIRKEMIYPISSTFVTGQLIATAGAIIADLATVVWLINVVLTLVKGKVMETEGLSLGELTTTIAMALNGNSDIVSNSFIKGINFVKAEIQDLIKVKKL
- a CDS encoding SelT/SelW/SelH family protein — its product is MHSVKIVYCRPCGYLDRALNLAKDILTYFDNVEVTLEQGKNGIFDIYLDGNLIFSRYEQKRFPEHEEILKEISKKVITS
- a CDS encoding rhodanese-like domain-containing protein, whose translation is MEVIEQYTSPFYPHIIDVFPSVVRKLWKKNQVLLLDIRTPMEYEDHHIPGAILVPLDYLDVLIQKIPHKEIAVICEHGNRARYATYGMPDLWKGKKVYYMIGGMAGWMSMGYEVTTGIDENGKLWEKWIEELQS
- a CDS encoding sulfurtransferase TusA family protein; the protein is MSQLKIYKELDLTSSSCAGPIGELSGVLEEIREGEAVKVILGDEATKKDVEAFVKKKGYKIAQSTQEGKNFVLLITKG
- a CDS encoding NAD(P)/FAD-dependent oxidoreductase, yielding MKRIIIAGGNIAGTIVANRLAKKLDEELDKGEVEIVVLNPTDEHTYLPGQLLVAYGLENPVELKRKESELLDPRIKFLHGQKGTITKIDVANHSVITADGLSHSYDYLVITTGVDYTWDEVPGYRAAALSPYEYDGALKMREALEKFQGGTIVVNVAKLPHRCPVAPLEMTLILDDYLRKRGIRDKTKIIYTYPTQGVFGRPITNKFMLKLFEERGIEVHSPFNVTKVDPNEKVIESQEGGKLKFDLLLGVPPNMGAKVIEDSGIGDRRRWVPTDKFTLRMKDQSNVYVMGDATDLPVSKAGSTADFESYIVAHNIANDIKGNMGVKHYGGDVLCYIATGTDTATYIRFSYTMNENPPPPSYVHWWGKIGYNKLYWTVTAKAVV
- a CDS encoding DsrE family protein yields the protein MAKVGIVLGTNELSKVLYTGMWAVISTSMGDEVIIFATMDGVKVFLKENPDLKVTDEASKKVLEAKEDILSYYRKAKKTGKLKIYACSYATKLFGLEKGNYDDLIDDIVGITTFQMELEGAQILSIW
- a CDS encoding DUF1641 domain-containing protein — its product is MQELNLEKLMEKLDNKKIEELSEILDQLPTLNETLKTVSQLKETGALDALVNLSYSAKVLRDMLTDDAIENTVEMLGGLMELSEIISENGNKFAEFVKHLDLMDDLLHTIHQLKESGALDAVVDATYFLKTMKDMLNDEAISNLASSISGILEFSTVFLDNYDKINETIRHIGVVNDLLVKMKELNESGALNALMDSAYMLKTLRDMLNDEAISNIASSISGLLELSSTFYDNYDHVMKVIKNIDIVGELLDKMKELKSSGALDAVVDATYFLKTMKDMLNDEAIANITTTLSLTLDFLPRGIEFLNHAMHPVFYNMVTTLTSPEAQKLLSNPPKVTLGGLVAAFRDEDIQRGVGVLLTILKILGKNYKINLS